A single window of Mangifera indica cultivar Alphonso unplaced genomic scaffold, CATAS_Mindica_2.1 Un_0027, whole genome shotgun sequence DNA harbors:
- the LOC123206187 gene encoding pentatricopeptide repeat-containing protein At3g49710-like codes for MNQISWTLTLQTFRHLLKTCIAQRDILTGKTLHALYLKSLIHPSTYFSNHFILLYSKCGCISSAHHSFNLTQNPNIFSFNVLIAGYAKVSCLNIAHQLFDQIPQPDLVSYNTLISAYADCGETEQALSLFKDMKDRGFDMDGFTLSGVITACCNDVFLMKQLHCFTVYGGFDNYTSVNNSLLTYYGKKGLLDEAKRVFHEMDEIKDEVSWNSMIVAYGQHRKGEKALELFQEMVRMGVVVDMFTLATILTAFTCVEDLLGGLQFHAKLIKCGFHQNSHVGSGLIDLYAKCSGGMQDCRKVFEEIRSPDLVLWNTMISGYSQSEEFSEDALECFRKMQQVGYCPDDCSFVCVISACSSLSPSVGKQIHALTIKSFIPSNQISVNNALVAMYSKCGNLQDARWLFDRMPEYNTVSLNSMIAGYAQHGVEMESLYLFEWMLQKNIPPTSVTFISVLSACVHTGKVQEGQKYFSIMTDQFGIEPEAEHYSCMIDLFGRAGKLTEAEKLIEAMPVSPGTFGWAALLSACRTHGNTELALKAANQLLQLEPSNAVPYVMLANIYSSAGKWEEVATIRKLMRDRGVKKKPGCSWIEVNKRVHVFVAGDSSHPMIKEIHVYLEEMSMKMKRAGYVPDVRWALVKDDEIEHGEKEKLLVHHSEKLAVAFGLLSSKDGEPILVVKNLRICGDCHNAIKFLSAISGREITVRDTHRFHCFKDGQCSCGDYW; via the coding sequence ATGAACCAAATCTCATGGACATTGACTCTCCAAACCTTCCGCCACcttttgaaaacatgcatagcTCAAAGAGACATTTTAACAGGCAAAACCCTTCATGCACTCTACCTCAAAAGCCTCATACATCCCTCTACCTACTTTTCCAACCATTTCATCCTCCTCTACTCCAAATGCGGTTGCATTTCTTCTGCCCACCACTCTTTTAACCTAACCCAGAACCCcaatattttctcctttaatgTTCTCATAGCCGGTTATGCGAAAGTTTCATGTTTGAACATTGCTCATCAACTGTTTGATCAAATTCCCCAGCCGGACTTGGTCTCGTATAACACGTTAATTTCGGCTTATGCGGATTGTGGAGAAACTGAACAAGCATTAAGCTTGTTTAAGGATATGAAAGACAGGGGTTTTGACATGGATGGCTTTACGTTATCTGGGGTGATTACTGCCTGTTGTAACGATGTTTTTCTAATGAAACAGTTGCACTGTTTTACTGTTTATGGTGGATTTGACAATTATACTTCCGTGAATAATTCGCTTCTTACTTATTATGGTAAAAAGGGGTTATTGGATGAGGCGAAAAGAGTGTTTCATGAGATGGATGAGATTAAAGATGAGGTTTCTTGGAACTCTATGATTGTTGCATATGGGCAGCATAGGAAGGGAGAGAAGGCGTTAGAACTGTTTCAAGAAATGGTTCGTATGGGAGTAGTTGTTGATATGTTTACTTTAGCCACAATTTTGACCGCGTTCACATGTGTGGAGGATTTGTTGGGTGGTCTTCAGTTTCATGCGAAATTGATTAAATGTGGGTTTCATCAGAATTCTCATGTAGGAAGTGGTTTGATTGATTTGTATGCAAAATGTAGTGGCGGAATGCAAGATTGTAGAAAGGTCTTTGAGGAAATTCGTAGTCCAGATCTGGTTCTTTGGAACACTATGATATCTGGGTATTCACAAAGTGAGGAGTTCAGCGAAGATGCTCTTGAGTGTTTTAGGAAGATGCAACAAGTTGGTTATTGCCCTGATGATTGTAGCTTTGTGTGTGTTATTAGTGCATGCTCCAGTTTGTCTCCGTCTGTAGGAAAACAGATTCATGCATTAACAATTAAATCTTTCATCCCTTCAAACCAGATCTCAGTAAATAATGCCCTTGTAGCTATGTATTCCAAATGCGGGAACCTTCAAGATGCAAGATGGTTATTTGATAGGATGCCAGAGTACAATACTGTCTCATTGAATTCAATGATTGCAGGTTATGCACAGCACGGGGTAGAAATGGAGTCATTATATCTCTTCGAATGGATGTTGCAGAAAAATATTCCCCCCACAAGTGTAACCTTCATCTCTGTCCTTTCTGCATGTGTGCACACTGGAAAAGTTCAGGAGGGTCAGAAATACTTTAGCATAATGACAGATCAATTTGGAATTGAACCAGAAGCTGAACATTATTCATGCATGATTGATCTTTTTGGCCGAGCAGGCAAACTGACTGAAGCTGAGAAGCTCATTGAGGCGATGCCTGTTAGCCCTGGCACATTTGGTTGGGCAGCACTACTCAGTGCCTGTAGAACACATGGAAACACGGAGCTAGCATTGAAAGCAGCTAATCAGTTACTTCAGCTGGAACCCTCAAATGCTGTTCCATATGTTATGCTTGCAAATATCTATTCAAGCGCTGGTAAATGGGAAGAGGTGGCTACAATTAGAAAGCTGATGCGTGATAGAGGTGTGAAGAAGAAACCTGGCTGTAGTTGGATTGAAGTGAACAAAAGGGTACATGTCTTTGTGGCTGGAGATAGTTCACACCCAATGATAAAGGAAATTCATGTGTACCTGGAGGAGATGTCAATGAAGATGAAACGAGCAGGCTATGTCCCAGATGTGAGATGGGCTTTGGTTAAGGATGATGAAATAGAGCATGGAGAGAAGGAGAAACTATTGGTGCATCACAGTGAGAAGCTAGCAGTTGCATTTGGGCTGCTCTCAAGTAAAGATGGGGAACCGATACTTGTAGTAAAGAATTTGAGAATATGTGGAGATTGCCACAATGCAATCAAATTTTTGTCCGCTATTTCTGGGAGGGAAATCACTGTCAGGGATACCCATAGATTCCACTGTTTCAAGGATGGACAGTGCTCTTGTGGTGATTATTGGTGA
- the LOC123206197 gene encoding DUF21 domain-containing protein At2g14520-like isoform X2, which translates to MALEYRCCDTGFFIGILVASMLVVFAGLMSGLTLGLMSMSLVDLEVLAKSGTPTDRQHASKILPVVRKQHLLLCTLLICNAAAMEALPIFLDSLVTAWGAILISVTLILLFGEIIPQAVCSRYGLAVGAKLAPFVRVLVWVCFPVAYPISKLLDFLLGKGNEPLFRRAELKTLVDLHGNEAGKGGELTRDETTIITGALELSAKKARDAMTPISETFAIDINAKLDRNLRKLILEKGHSRVPVYYQRPTNIIGLVLVKNLLTIHPENEVPMKNVPIRRIPRVSEAMPLYDILNEFQKGHSHMAVVIRHQGETQQPAGEHSTVDVRLDIDGESHLKDKCLKTKRSLKKSSFSHDPNLHRGASKSKKWTNPEVLHITDDPLPVTTGEGEAIGIITLEDVIEELLQEEIYDETDYQAENN; encoded by the exons ATGGCGTTGGAGTATAGATGCTGCGACACAGGATTCTTCATTGGCATACTAGTAGCGAGCATGCTAGTTGTATTTGCAGGGCTGATGTCTGGTCTCACGTTGGGCCTCATGTCAATGAGCCTTGTTGATCTTGAAGTTCTCGCCAAGTCTGGAACACCCACTGATCGTCAACATGCTT CAAAGATATTGCCGGTTGTGAGGAAACAGCACTTGTTGCTATGCACTCTGCTAATCTGCAATGCTGCTGCCATGGAG GCCCTTCCCATCTTTCTGGATAGTTTGGTAACAGCTTGGGGTGCTATTCTTATTTCAGTAACCTTGATACTTTTGTTTGGTGAG ATCATTCCCCAAGCTGTTTGTTCTCGATATGGTTTGGCAGTTGGTGCAAAACTGGCTCCATTTGTTCGAGTTCTTGTTTGGGTCTGTTTTCCTGTGGCATATCCAATAAGCAAG CTATTGGACTTCTTGCTGGGGAAAGGTAATGAGCCACTTTTTCGTAGAGCTGAGTTGAAGACACTGGTTGATTTGCATGGTAATGAG GCTGGCAAAGGTGGAGAACTGACGCGAGATGAGACAACAATCATCACAGGAGCACTTGAACTCTCTGCAAAAAAGGCCAGGGATGCAATGACTCCCATATCTGAGACCTTTGCCATTGATATTAATGCCAAACTAGACAG GAATTTAAGGAAGTTAATTCTGGAAAAAGGGCATAGCAGAGTGCCAGTTTACTATCAGCGACCAACAAACATAATTGGACTCGTATTG GTGAAAAATTTACTAACCATCCATCCAGAAAATGAGGTGCCTATGAAGAATGTCCCCATTCGCAGAATTCCAAG GGTTTCAGAAGCAATGCCTTTATACGACATACTAAATGAGTTTCAGAAAGGTCATAGCCATATGGCTGTTGTTATAAGGCATCAGGGTGAGACACAGCAACCAGCTGGTGAACATTCAACTGTTG ATGTGAGGCTGGACATTGATGGTGAAAGTCATCTTAAAGATAAATGTTTAAAGACCAAGAGATCACTAAAGAAGAGTAGCTTTTCTCATGATCCAAATCTGCATAGAGGAGCCTCCAAGAGTAAGAAATGGACTAACCCAGAAGTTCTGCATATCACTGATGATCCACTCCCAGTGACCACTGGAGAAGGAGAAGCTATTGGCATTATAACACTAGAAGATGTCATTGAAGAACTATTACAA GAGGAGATCTATGATGAGACTGATTATCAAGCTGAGAATAATTAG
- the LOC123206197 gene encoding DUF21 domain-containing protein At2g14520-like isoform X1, with amino-acid sequence MALEYRCCDTGFFIGILVASMLVVFAGLMSGLTLGLMSMSLVDLEVLAKSGTPTDRQHASKILPVVRKQHLLLCTLLICNAAAMEALPIFLDSLVTAWGAILISVTLILLFGEIIPQAVCSRYGLAVGAKLAPFVRVLVWVCFPVAYPISKLLDFLLGKGNEPLFRRAELKTLVDLHGNEAGKGGELTRDETTIITGALELSAKKARDAMTPISETFAIDINAKLDRNLRKLILEKGHSRVPVYYQRPTNIIGLVLVKNLLTIHPENEVPMKNVPIRRIPRVSEAMPLYDILNEFQKGHSHMAVVIRHQGETQQPAGEHSTVDTDVRLDIDGESHLKDKCLKTKRSLKKSSFSHDPNLHRGASKSKKWTNPEVLHITDDPLPVTTGEGEAIGIITLEDVIEELLQEEIYDETDYQAENN; translated from the exons ATGGCGTTGGAGTATAGATGCTGCGACACAGGATTCTTCATTGGCATACTAGTAGCGAGCATGCTAGTTGTATTTGCAGGGCTGATGTCTGGTCTCACGTTGGGCCTCATGTCAATGAGCCTTGTTGATCTTGAAGTTCTCGCCAAGTCTGGAACACCCACTGATCGTCAACATGCTT CAAAGATATTGCCGGTTGTGAGGAAACAGCACTTGTTGCTATGCACTCTGCTAATCTGCAATGCTGCTGCCATGGAG GCCCTTCCCATCTTTCTGGATAGTTTGGTAACAGCTTGGGGTGCTATTCTTATTTCAGTAACCTTGATACTTTTGTTTGGTGAG ATCATTCCCCAAGCTGTTTGTTCTCGATATGGTTTGGCAGTTGGTGCAAAACTGGCTCCATTTGTTCGAGTTCTTGTTTGGGTCTGTTTTCCTGTGGCATATCCAATAAGCAAG CTATTGGACTTCTTGCTGGGGAAAGGTAATGAGCCACTTTTTCGTAGAGCTGAGTTGAAGACACTGGTTGATTTGCATGGTAATGAG GCTGGCAAAGGTGGAGAACTGACGCGAGATGAGACAACAATCATCACAGGAGCACTTGAACTCTCTGCAAAAAAGGCCAGGGATGCAATGACTCCCATATCTGAGACCTTTGCCATTGATATTAATGCCAAACTAGACAG GAATTTAAGGAAGTTAATTCTGGAAAAAGGGCATAGCAGAGTGCCAGTTTACTATCAGCGACCAACAAACATAATTGGACTCGTATTG GTGAAAAATTTACTAACCATCCATCCAGAAAATGAGGTGCCTATGAAGAATGTCCCCATTCGCAGAATTCCAAG GGTTTCAGAAGCAATGCCTTTATACGACATACTAAATGAGTTTCAGAAAGGTCATAGCCATATGGCTGTTGTTATAAGGCATCAGGGTGAGACACAGCAACCAGCTGGTGAACATTCAACTGTTG ATACAGATGTGAGGCTGGACATTGATGGTGAAAGTCATCTTAAAGATAAATGTTTAAAGACCAAGAGATCACTAAAGAAGAGTAGCTTTTCTCATGATCCAAATCTGCATAGAGGAGCCTCCAAGAGTAAGAAATGGACTAACCCAGAAGTTCTGCATATCACTGATGATCCACTCCCAGTGACCACTGGAGAAGGAGAAGCTATTGGCATTATAACACTAGAAGATGTCATTGAAGAACTATTACAA GAGGAGATCTATGATGAGACTGATTATCAAGCTGAGAATAATTAG